Within Limanda limanda chromosome 1, fLimLim1.1, whole genome shotgun sequence, the genomic segment TGCTCCTGATTGAAGACGCACCACGCTTAGTAACGTCATAGTAAACGTCATCTCTTCATGAAATGCAACAAAACGATAATTTCCAGGTAAACAGGCGATTAGAAAAAACATCAGGAAACTGGATGTGAAATATTTGATGACACTTAATCttagagaagaagaaagcaaaGTGAATAGAGATCATTCAAgtctttaaatattattattgttgctaGGATACAATTACCACTCTTTTAATACCTGCCTTCTATGGTAATACATAACCCTGTGTTACAGATTTAAAGTAGATGGAAAATCATGTTTGAGATGAATTTGTTTAGGTGGAATTTAACCTTAATTTGTGTCACAGGCATCAGTTCATGGCTGTTAaacctctgtgctgctgtcgGCAGCCACATGATGTGTAAACAATCTAAACATCTGGCACAGACGACCACGAGGATGTAATCCTCTTTATCGTCACGCCGCTACAATAACAACAGCCTTACCATGGCAACAAAGAGTCAACACGTCAATAACATGCTCACAGCCAGTAACACATATTTACAGAGCCCTCTCCTCATGAGCACCAGCCATGATAAATCGGGTCAATCAGTGTTTATGGAGCAATGTTAACACAAAAACCCCAGAACAGACAaatcaattcttgaattttatttaattcttttaAGATGAAAATCCCAACAAATTGTCtctagttttattttaaatacatataatGATATTCATGTTGCTTTGAGGTACAGGGCAGATTATCAGTGCATCCCTCCATCACCAGAGGGGTTTTATTCTGCACTGTAAAGCAGAAAGATCAATAATTTGATCCAATTCTTTTAAAATGGTTTTGCTCAGACCACCCATTTCATGAAGGGGATAtatcaaaataatataaagaaaaCCACGGGCGTGTTGTCATCGGAAAACGGAGGCGCTTTTGAggatttgtgtgtctctgtgtgtgtgtttttttgtcaaatCCTCCCTGTGCACTGGTCCCTGAACACAAAGTTGGGGTCTTGTCCTCGAGCCTCACTCTGAATCCAACACTGCTCCTGACGTGTATGtggaaaaaatgtaagaaatgtGGTTTTCTCATGAAATCATAATTAAATCAATATGTTAACATGTAATTAATGCCTCCTGTAATGTGTTTTGATGACATGATTGAATCCATCCTTTCTCTGGGTATTGTCACAGTTCAACAGTTCAGCTCCACAGGAAACTAGGACACTGTGACTGACGAGTTGTCTGCAGAGGACAAACAGTTTCACTGCAAAGCGGAGACGACTTGTGATGAAGGGAACTACTTCAGTGGAGATGTCTGTCAGGTCGACTCAGTCGTCTTGGAGGAGGAGACTGTGGGTCTGTGAAGAGGCGTCTGACTTTCTGAGTGTCTGTTCCTGTTGTCGTGACAGAGTCCGACCGTGATGCTGCTGATACGTCACTACAGCTCAACTTTCACTCACAACTAAGtgacagtatgtgtgtgtgtgtgtgagttaattTTCCCATTTTTGTTACCTTGTTGGGACCGTTTTGAGCTTGTCAGGGTGGAGACCTGATGGGGACCAAGGCCCAGTGCTAATCAGGCCATTTCcaaggtcctggttaaggtggTAAGATGTGAACTGTGGTTAGGTCAGGGCTAGGCATGAACTGATCCTGGTCATGGATAAGGTTAGGCATGATTTGGTCATAGTTATGGTTAAGGTGAGGCATGTTTAGGGTCTGATTAGGCACGTATAAAGCCTGATTAGGGATGAATTGGTCCTGGTTAAAGTTTAGCATGACTGGATCCTGGTCCTGATTGAGGTTAGACCTGTATTGGTCCTCGTTAggcctaacccttaccctaacccacAATGAACGGACTAATAGCTAATAAGGATAGCTGggacaactgtgtgtgtgtgtgtatgtgtgtgtgtgtgtgtgtgtgtgtgtgtgtgtgtgtgtgtgtgtgtgtgtttcagtgtgtgtgtgttttggatttCATAAAGAGAAtggttttcaaataaaatatttaaaggggcTTAAGTAGGACAAGTTTGCCCACAATACTagtatcatcttcatcatcatcatcatcatcatcatcatcatcatcatcatcatcatcatcatcatcataatcatcatcacacacacacacacaccctcctcatcctcctctctcataTAAACACGTACCTGGGAGCAGTGCTCAGTCTGAGGTGATATCCCTCCGCCTCTCTCTGctgactctgacctgcaggtgCGGTTCGGTCCAAAATTACGCAACCaaacattatattaaaaaaaaaacatgcgcgAGCTCGACGAACCTTTGACGTCAGAGCAGATGCTTCCAGCTGCAGAACCAGATGTCCTGACCCGGTTCTTAGTGAGTGTGACACCGCGGAGCTGCACCGTGGAGCCGGGTCGGACTCTGAGGTCCGGGGAGAAGCTCCGGTCCCGATACCCACGCCGGCTGATGGAGGTAACGCGTCATCGCGGCTTTAGCCAATgagaagagagcgagagagacgtCTCTGCCAATCGGAGCATCCAAAACACCAAGCAAGAGAATAAAGGCTGTAAACaccatatattcatgttttgtATAAAATAGATACATATAGTAAAATATAACCGACAGCCTAAGAATAGCAAATGTATAACATAcgtaccatttaaaaaaaaaatcatgttactCTTCATTATCTGGCAGTATTCCTCAgtttatcaatatttaaaataagacttgtttaatatttgcagtttaaaaggaataaatcaatgaattttatttatttatttgttgttgtttggcttTTGGAGGCAATTAAATATCTCAGAAATGAGACATAAAGCCACAATAGTGTGATTAAAGAAACATaacttaaaacaaaaacaacaataggATTCATTCTACCACGATAACACTTTTTACTCTTCATATTTTCTCCTTTATAACTGATGAAAATTTATTAATTTCACTTAaacctttttaatttgttgattCTATATCAGTTTATAAGTCAATACAGTGTAAAGTATTGATTCAATATTAGTTCATATATTAAAATGAATACAGTGTAAAGCTCAGTTCTATAACATCACAAGGGGCTGATGCATTATTCAGCTCAGTGAACCTGGATCAGTGCGCCCTCCAGTGGTGAAAATGAGCAGTCATCTATTCCTTTCAGCATCTCCAAAATGCAATATTAAATAtgttgatttcatttcattattcttggtgttttattattaaccaatactttatatatataagttaTTTCATCTCACTTAGAggatgaaaataattattaataagtaTTTTATTAGATTAGTTAAAGACAAACAAAGTTTGGGGGAAAGAAAACTCTTAAGATGCATATATATCTATTTGTAaagtatatttgcatatttatatttattacaatatgtacaaataaatatataataacaacacaaaccaaTAAACTCACAAAcattgtatgtatatgtatattttgtattaaaatCATGTTGCAGATGTGAACAACCTGTCTATGGACTTCGGAGAAACACTAAAGATCAATATCAATTGAGATGGAGCCATTTTACTGTTCATGTGGATCCAACTTTTACAGCTTGTTTTTGCTGCGGCTCCACATCAAAGGACTCTGACTGATAAGGATCCAACACATCATCAGTTCAGGTCAGAATATCAGAGCAAACATTTCAGGATTCATATTGACGAGGGTCCCTTCAGTCCATGAGACGGATGTTTATTTTGCAGACAGTTTCCCTGATGGACTTGTGTTGGTCTTTTTCGTCTTCAAGAGGAGATCCAGAAGGAACAGATATTGTTCCTGTGGAGATAAGGAGCAGCTTTATTGCGGTGACTTTATTACACCATGTGGAATGCACGTGGACAAAACTGCACACGCTGCACAAATATAGTAAAGAAATGGATGCACGAAAGTCAAGGAAAGGAATATTATGTCTGTTTAATATTGTATAGTGTCATTTGATTGCAAAACATTTAAGATACAGATTTCCTGATGTTATACGCctttaaaattataaatacaaatctttaCCTGCAGTATTGTGTGACACACTCGTGCTGATCTCTGCAGCTGGCACCGACGGCCTTCATGCTGTTCCAACGCCACAACAGAGATCGCTTTGTCCTCACAATCAAACCATTCCAGTCTTCAGGCAGAGGAATGGAAGAGACCTTCGAAATCAAACACAAGACCCTTTAGGAGCTAATAATGACCCTCATAATACAGTGtggtattaaaaataaaaaactgcagaCATGGAAA encodes:
- the LOC133012369 gene encoding liver-expressed antimicrobial peptide 2-like, which translates into the protein MRTLHEKILVLTALLSLICAVQVSSIPLPEDWNGLIVRTKRSLLWRWNSMKAVGASCRDQHECVTQYCRNNICSFWISS